The following coding sequences are from one Streptomyces dengpaensis window:
- a CDS encoding OsmC family protein — MATTRTAHTVWEGNLLEGNGVVTFDSSGIGQQPVTWASRAQDANGKTSPEELIAAAHSSCFSMALSHALAGAGTPPSKLVTNADVMFQPGEGITGIHLTVEGTVPGLDNDGFVSAAEDAKKNCPVSQALTGTTITLSAKLA; from the coding sequence GTGGCAACCACGCGCACCGCACACACCGTGTGGGAAGGCAACCTGCTCGAGGGCAACGGCGTCGTCACCTTCGACTCCTCCGGCATCGGCCAGCAGCCGGTGACGTGGGCGTCGCGGGCCCAGGACGCGAACGGCAAGACCAGCCCGGAGGAGCTGATCGCCGCCGCCCACTCCAGCTGCTTCTCCATGGCGCTGTCGCACGCCCTCGCGGGCGCCGGCACCCCGCCGAGCAAGCTCGTCACCAACGCCGACGTCATGTTCCAGCCCGGTGAGGGCATCACCGGCATCCACCTCACCGTCGAGGGCACCGTGCCGGGCCTCGACAACGACGGCTTCGTCTCCGCGGCCGAGGATGCCAAGAAGAACTGCCCGGTCAGCCAGGCGCTGACCGGCACGACGATCACCCTGTCGGCCAAGCTCGCCTGA
- a CDS encoding DedA family protein, which yields MSLFLAAPATTVPPESTQQAIGYPSLFLLVLIGALVPVVPTGALVSSAAVVAFHQTAPFALLLVFVVAALAAFLGDVALYWLGRRGMRSRNGSRWLETLRDRAPEDRLARAQEKLSDHGIAVLVLSRLVPAGRIPVMLACLLAKMPLHTFARGDVPACLAWAVTYQLIGILGGSLFSKPWEGVVAAVVLTLAISVAPSVWRRVRRTAA from the coding sequence ATGTCTCTCTTCCTGGCCGCCCCGGCCACGACCGTGCCGCCGGAGTCCACGCAGCAGGCGATCGGGTATCCGTCGCTGTTTCTGCTGGTGTTGATCGGCGCGCTGGTGCCGGTGGTGCCGACAGGGGCGCTGGTGAGTTCGGCGGCCGTGGTCGCGTTTCACCAGACGGCGCCGTTCGCGCTGCTGCTGGTCTTCGTGGTGGCGGCGCTCGCGGCGTTCCTGGGAGACGTCGCGCTGTACTGGCTCGGCCGGCGCGGTATGCGGTCCAGGAACGGCTCGCGCTGGCTGGAGACCCTCCGCGACCGCGCCCCCGAGGACCGGCTCGCCCGGGCCCAGGAGAAGCTGAGCGACCACGGCATCGCCGTGCTCGTCCTCTCCCGCCTCGTCCCGGCCGGCCGCATCCCGGTCATGCTCGCCTGCCTGCTGGCGAAGATGCCCCTGCACACCTTCGCCCGCGGTGACGTCCCGGCCTGCCTCGCCTGGGCGGTCACGTACCAACTGATCGGCATACTCGGCGGATCGCTCTTCAGCAAGCCGTGGGAGGGAGTGGTCGCGGCGGTCGTCCTGACGCTGGCGATCAGCGTGGCCCCGAGCGTGTGGCGGAGGGTCCGGAGGACGGCCGCGTAG
- a CDS encoding MBL fold metallo-hydrolase: MTQQSESTTSTSTTNTTTTSTRDGDDPASSSPPAAAGHLSALTPLAPLTPLAEPRPLGEKRVWPRSFVDRLTAPLPGLRAFARFAREGALRPGAEGLADIPLVPFDPGPLPRVDARTVAISWAGHSSWVIRIGGLTVLTDPIWSRKILGTPTRITPVGVAWSALPRVDAVVISHNHYDHLDAPTLRLLPRGTPVFVPAGLGRWFRRRRFTLVTELDWWEAAELSAVRFDFVPAHHWSKRRLTDTCRTLWGGWVLTASDGQRVYFAGDTGYGHWFARIGRRYPGIDLALLPIGAYDPRWWLSDVHCDPEEAVRAAVDLGAHRLVPMHWGTFVLSAEPVLEPLTRVRAAWEEAGLAREDLWDLPVGGSRVLG, from the coding sequence ATGACGCAGCAGTCCGAGTCGACCACGAGCACGAGCACGACCAACACGACAACCACGAGCACGCGGGACGGTGACGATCCGGCGTCCTCGTCGCCCCCGGCGGCGGCCGGGCACCTGTCTGCTCTCACGCCTCTCGCTCCTCTCACGCCTCTCGCCGAGCCCCGTCCGCTCGGCGAGAAGCGTGTCTGGCCGCGGTCCTTCGTGGACCGGCTGACCGCGCCGCTGCCCGGGCTGCGGGCCTTCGCCAGGTTCGCGCGCGAGGGCGCGTTGCGGCCCGGGGCCGAGGGGCTCGCCGACATCCCGCTGGTGCCGTTCGACCCGGGGCCGCTGCCCCGGGTTGACGCCCGCACGGTCGCCATCTCCTGGGCGGGGCACTCCAGTTGGGTGATCCGGATCGGCGGGCTCACCGTCCTGACCGACCCCATCTGGTCCCGTAAGATCCTCGGTACCCCGACCCGGATCACACCGGTCGGCGTGGCCTGGAGCGCGCTGCCGCGCGTCGACGCGGTCGTCATCAGCCACAACCACTACGACCACCTGGACGCGCCGACCCTGCGCCTGCTCCCGCGCGGCACACCGGTGTTCGTACCGGCCGGTCTCGGCCGCTGGTTCAGGCGCCGCCGGTTCACCCTCGTCACCGAGCTGGACTGGTGGGAGGCGGCCGAACTGAGCGCTGTCCGCTTCGACTTCGTCCCCGCCCACCACTGGTCCAAGCGCAGGCTCACCGACACCTGCCGCACGCTGTGGGGCGGCTGGGTCCTGACGGCGTCCGACGGACAGCGCGTGTACTTCGCGGGCGACACGGGGTACGGCCACTGGTTCGCCCGCATAGGCCGCCGCTACCCCGGCATCGACCTCGCCCTCCTCCCCATCGGCGCGTACGACCCCCGCTGGTGGCTCAGCGACGTCCACTGCGACCCGGAGGAGGCGGTCCGGGCCGCCGTCGACCTCGGCGCCCATCGCCTGGTGCCCATGCACTGGGGCACGTTCGTCCTCTCAGCCGAGCCCGTCCTGGAACCGCTGACCCGGGTGCGGGCGGCCTGGGAGGAGGCGGGGCTGGCCCGGGAGGACCTGTGGGATCTGCCGGTGGGGGGTTCGCGGGTGCTGGGCTGA
- a CDS encoding alkaline phosphatase family protein, protein MGGGRWRRILSGVWRSITVWAVSTVTMLVLAGALPDFQLQSDDGDSATQIATTAAAGAGVFGLLSSLVWPLLVRALLLVPALVLGLLVFFLNGSLLLVALRISPSGQGEVAPETAVVVAAAMSAVASATGGALAVRDDDAYRRRLYRLADRRRRRADGRAGPSTPGAVFLQLDGVGHDVLERAVGQGLMPTVAQWLGGRRPTHRLIPWRTDWSSQTGASQLGILHGSNHDVPAFRWYEKDSREVMVCNRPTSAAELQRRAVEHTGDGGLLAVDGASRGNLFSGGAGQLALVLSVAARRGRENRSRAGYFAYFSDPANAVRTAMSFVADVLREIGQSMRARIEQRRPRVRRGGLYPFVRAFATVVERDVVVAAVIGDMLAGRNAVYADLVAYDEVAHHSGPHSRDAEKVLQRLDRSLALIAKVAEHAPRPYRIVLLSDHGQSPGETFLTRYGLTLGNLVRAGCGLPVPRKAQSTHSGAEARAAVRAALRRPVEEGGEQHRPSRRRSEPIVLASGNLGLVSFPDVPHRMSREEIDRRHPALLSTLANHPGVGFVLVRSKEHGGVVLGAHGKEVPVDELDDELLGPLADFGPGAADAVRRTHAFPHTADIMVNSWYDPGEGEVLAFEEQIGSHGGLGGAQGRPFLLSPMALSAPVEDEAELVGAEQVHRVLRRWLRECNGPQVPLMDRPDESDEPDERAA, encoded by the coding sequence GTGGGTGGAGGACGTTGGCGGCGGATCCTCAGCGGAGTATGGCGGAGCATCACGGTGTGGGCCGTGTCGACGGTCACGATGCTCGTCCTCGCCGGTGCGCTGCCCGATTTCCAGTTGCAGTCGGATGACGGGGACAGCGCCACGCAGATCGCGACCACCGCGGCGGCCGGCGCGGGCGTCTTCGGTCTGCTCTCGTCGCTGGTGTGGCCCCTGCTCGTCAGGGCGCTGCTGCTCGTGCCCGCCCTCGTGCTCGGGCTGCTGGTCTTCTTCCTCAACGGGTCCTTGCTGCTGGTCGCCCTGCGGATCAGTCCCTCCGGGCAGGGTGAGGTCGCCCCCGAGACCGCCGTGGTCGTCGCCGCCGCGATGTCCGCCGTCGCCTCGGCCACCGGCGGTGCCCTCGCGGTACGGGACGACGACGCGTACCGGCGCAGGCTGTACCGGCTCGCCGACCGCCGTCGCAGGCGTGCCGACGGACGGGCGGGGCCCTCGACCCCCGGCGCCGTCTTCCTCCAGCTCGACGGCGTGGGCCACGACGTCCTGGAACGGGCCGTCGGCCAGGGGCTCATGCCGACCGTGGCGCAGTGGCTGGGAGGCCGCCGCCCCACTCACCGGCTCATCCCCTGGCGCACCGACTGGTCCAGCCAGACCGGCGCCAGCCAGCTGGGCATCCTGCACGGCAGCAACCACGACGTCCCGGCCTTCCGGTGGTACGAGAAGGACAGCCGCGAGGTCATGGTCTGCAACCGGCCCACCAGCGCCGCCGAACTCCAGCGCCGGGCCGTCGAGCACACCGGCGACGGAGGACTGCTCGCCGTCGACGGCGCGAGCCGCGGCAACCTCTTCAGCGGCGGCGCCGGCCAGCTCGCCCTCGTCCTGTCCGTGGCCGCGCGGCGGGGAAGGGAGAACCGTTCGCGGGCGGGCTACTTCGCGTACTTCTCCGACCCCGCCAACGCCGTTCGTACGGCCATGTCCTTCGTCGCCGACGTCCTGCGGGAGATCGGCCAGTCCATGCGGGCCCGGATCGAGCAACGGCGCCCGCGCGTGAGGCGGGGCGGGCTGTACCCCTTCGTCCGCGCCTTCGCGACCGTCGTCGAGCGGGACGTCGTCGTCGCCGCGGTGATCGGCGACATGCTCGCCGGGCGCAACGCGGTCTACGCGGACCTGGTGGCGTACGACGAAGTGGCACACCACTCAGGGCCGCACAGCCGGGACGCCGAGAAGGTCCTGCAGCGCCTCGACCGGTCGCTCGCGCTGATCGCGAAGGTCGCCGAGCACGCGCCGCGGCCGTACCGGATCGTGCTGTTGTCCGACCACGGCCAGAGCCCCGGCGAGACGTTCCTGACCCGTTACGGACTCACGCTCGGCAATCTGGTCCGCGCGGGCTGCGGGCTGCCCGTGCCGCGCAAGGCACAGAGCACGCACAGCGGTGCCGAGGCGCGGGCCGCCGTACGGGCCGCGCTGCGCAGGCCGGTCGAGGAGGGCGGCGAGCAGCACCGCCCCTCGCGGCGCCGCTCCGAGCCCATCGTGCTGGCCTCCGGCAACCTGGGCCTGGTCTCCTTCCCCGACGTACCGCACCGGATGAGCCGGGAGGAGATCGACCGCCGCCATCCCGCGCTGCTCTCCACCCTCGCCAACCACCCGGGCGTCGGCTTCGTACTCGTCCGCAGCAAGGAGCACGGCGGCGTGGTGCTCGGCGCGCACGGCAAGGAGGTGCCGGTGGACGAACTCGACGACGAACTTCTCGGGCCGCTCGCCGACTTCGGCCCGGGCGCCGCGGACGCCGTACGACGTACGCACGCCTTCCCGCACACCGCCGACATCATGGTCAACTCCTGGTACGACCCCGGCGAGGGCGAAGTCCTCGCCTTCGAGGAGCAGATCGGCTCGCACGGCGGACTCGGCGGGGCCCAGGGCCGGCCCTTCCTGCTCTCGCCGATGGCGCTCTCCGCGCCGGTCGAGGACGAAGCCGAACTCGTCGGCGCGGAGCAGGTGCACCGCGTACTGCGACGGTGGCTGCGCGAGTGCAACGGTCCCCAAGTGCCGCTGATGGACCGCCCGGACGAATCAGACGAGCCGGATGAGCGTGCCGCCTGA
- a CDS encoding aminotransferase class I/II-fold pyridoxal phosphate-dependent enzyme, with product MRRTDPEGHGPVRYGPPLPDQGLPVSPELRSVLAAAADRAAAEPFGGGPAVLDAACAYWSRRGLPAAPHRVAAAPGAPALLLALTGAMGGDVIVPRPCAAWWAPQARLLGRSAFHVATPAECGGVPDPYALLETVRRVRAEGGEPRLLVLSVADDPTATVAPPEVVHEAVEAAVGEGLHVVSDETWRDTLHQPHDTVLLSPAEMLPDEVTVLSDLAGAFLPQGWPAAVARFPDNDFGVQLRARVLDVLTVLDARVAGPVAAAAAYALGEPAELTRWLTASVGLHARVAAAAHHAVVDAGAVARPPQAGRHLYVDLGPLRDGLDAHGVGDAQDLEDFLTARLGMPAPGGHRFGDELAALRVRLGTGPLLGATDEERAAECLASPSPLELPHVQRALALLGSAFDDLRDDAQRWEPPR from the coding sequence ATGCGGCGTACGGATCCGGAAGGGCACGGCCCCGTCCGTTACGGCCCGCCCCTCCCCGATCAGGGCCTGCCCGTGTCGCCGGAGCTCCGCTCCGTGCTGGCCGCCGCCGCGGACCGCGCCGCCGCCGAGCCCTTCGGCGGCGGCCCCGCGGTCCTCGACGCGGCCTGCGCCTACTGGAGCCGGCGCGGACTGCCCGCCGCACCCCACCGGGTGGCCGCCGCGCCCGGTGCCCCCGCGCTGCTCCTCGCGCTGACCGGCGCAATGGGCGGCGACGTCATCGTGCCGCGCCCGTGCGCGGCCTGGTGGGCGCCGCAGGCACGCCTGTTGGGGCGATCCGCGTTCCATGTGGCGACGCCCGCGGAGTGCGGTGGCGTCCCGGATCCGTACGCCCTCCTGGAGACCGTCCGCAGAGTCCGTGCCGAAGGAGGTGAACCGCGCCTGCTCGTGCTCTCCGTGGCCGACGACCCCACCGCCACCGTCGCGCCGCCCGAGGTCGTCCACGAGGCCGTGGAGGCCGCGGTGGGCGAGGGACTGCACGTCGTCAGCGACGAGACCTGGCGCGACACCCTGCACCAGCCGCACGACACGGTGCTGCTCAGCCCCGCCGAGATGCTCCCCGACGAGGTCACCGTCCTCAGCGACCTCGCGGGCGCCTTCCTGCCGCAGGGCTGGCCGGCCGCCGTCGCCCGCTTCCCGGACAACGACTTCGGGGTCCAACTGCGCGCCCGTGTCCTGGACGTGCTCACCGTGCTGGACGCGCGGGTCGCCGGGCCGGTCGCCGCGGCGGCCGCGTACGCGCTCGGCGAGCCCGCCGAGCTCACCCGGTGGCTCACGGCGTCCGTCGGGCTGCACGCGCGCGTGGCCGCCGCCGCGCACCACGCCGTGGTCGACGCGGGCGCCGTCGCGCGGCCCCCGCAGGCCGGGAGACATCTTTACGTGGACCTCGGACCGCTGCGTGACGGGCTCGACGCGCACGGAGTGGGCGACGCCCAGGACTTGGAGGACTTCCTCACCGCCCGGCTCGGGATGCCCGCGCCGGGCGGACACCGGTTCGGCGACGAACTCGCGGCGCTCCGGGTGCGCCTGGGCACCGGGCCGCTGCTCGGTGCCACGGACGAGGAGCGGGCGGCGGAATGCCTCGCCTCGCCCTCGCCGTTGGAACTGCCACATGTGCAACGCGCGTTGGCCCTCTTGGGGTCGGCCTTCGACGATCTCCGCGACGACGCTCAGCGATGGGAGCCTCCTCGATGA
- a CDS encoding MBL fold metallo-hydrolase, with amino-acid sequence MPAEITWWGHATCTLADSGTRVLTDPLFARRLAHLRRRRGAPPPPAAAVADVALVSHLHADHLHLPSLAQLAPGTRLIVPRGARRAVPGLRGLDHLRLTEVMPGDRTQVGDLVVRTVSARHDGRRLPVGPHRAPAVGYVVEGEARTYFAGDTGLFASMAEEVGPVDVALLPVGGWGPYLGEGHLDAGRAVEALAQLMPRSAVPVHYGTYWPIGLDAVRPHEFHAPGEEFVRLAAERTPQVAVHRLEHGESVRPEVAR; translated from the coding sequence GTGCCGGCGGAGATCACCTGGTGGGGGCACGCCACCTGCACGCTGGCGGACTCCGGAACACGCGTGCTCACCGACCCCCTCTTCGCGCGCCGGCTCGCGCACCTCAGGCGCAGGCGCGGGGCGCCGCCCCCGCCCGCGGCGGCCGTCGCCGACGTGGCGCTCGTCTCGCATCTGCACGCCGACCATCTGCATCTGCCCTCGCTGGCACAGCTCGCCCCGGGCACCCGGCTGATCGTGCCGAGGGGCGCGCGGCGCGCGGTGCCCGGGCTGCGCGGGCTGGACCACCTGCGGCTCACCGAGGTGATGCCGGGCGACCGTACCCAGGTCGGTGACCTGGTCGTACGCACCGTGTCGGCGCGGCACGACGGGCGACGACTGCCCGTCGGTCCGCACCGCGCCCCCGCCGTCGGGTACGTCGTCGAGGGCGAGGCGCGAACGTACTTCGCCGGGGACACCGGGCTGTTCGCGTCGATGGCCGAGGAGGTCGGCCCCGTCGACGTAGCCCTGCTGCCGGTGGGCGGATGGGGGCCGTATCTCGGAGAGGGCCACCTCGACGCGGGGCGCGCGGTCGAGGCACTCGCCCAGTTGATGCCCCGCAGCGCCGTGCCGGTGCACTACGGCACGTACTGGCCGATCGGCCTGGACGCCGTGCGCCCCCACGAATTCCACGCCCCGGGCGAGGAGTTCGTCCGCCTCGCCGCCGAACGGACACCCCAGGTCGCGGTGCACCGCCTCGAACACGGGGAGAGCGTACGACCGGAGGTCGCCCGGTGA